The Microbacterium forte sequence CGAGAACATCTCGGTGTTCGGTTTCAGCGCCGAGAAGAACGCGTAGACGATGGGCGAGACGAAGATCAGCGCGGCGATGTAGATGCACACGTGCGCGATGACGAGGCGGACACGGGCCGCCGGCGTCGTCGCTGCACCACGTGCGCGCCGCAGCTCTCGGGGTGTGCGCATGGCCGCGGTGGGCGTGGTGAGGGTCTCAGTGCTCATAGTGCACCCACTTCTTCTGTGCGGCGAACTGCAGGCCGGTGATCGCGATGATGATCGCGAAGAGGATCCAGGCGGCCGCGGCGGCGAGGCCGAGGTCGCCGAACGTGAAGCCCTGCTCCCAGATGAACATGACGAGCGGCTTGGTGGCGTTCCCGGGCCCGCCGCCGGTGAGCAGCTGGGGCTGGACGAACACCTGGAGGGAGGTGATCATCGTCATGATCGTCGCGAAGAAGATCGCCGGCGAGATCATCGGGATGATGATGCTCCAGACGCGGCGGAACCCCTGCGCACCGTCGATGCTCGCCGCCTCGAGGACACTCTCGGGGAGCTGCTCGAGAGCGGCGGAGAAGATCAGCATGTTGTACCCGAGTCCCTGCCAGACGCTCATCGCGACGACCATGATCATGGCCCACGAGGGGTCGGCGAGGAAGTTGGGCAACTGGATCCCGAACCAGGTCTCCGAGAGACCGTTGAACAGGCCCTGGGGCTGCAGCATCATCTTCCACACCAGGACGTTCGCGACCATCGGGGTCACGACCGGGATGAAGAAGAGCACACGCAGGGCTCCGCGTCCGCGGATGCGCGGACCGAGGCCGAGGGCGAGCACGAGCGAGAGAGCGACGCTCAGCGGCACGTAGAGCAGCGTGTACACCGCCGAGTTGCGCAGCGCCGGCCAGAAGTCGGGGCTGCTGGTGAACAGCCTGATGTAGTTGTCCGCACCGTTGAAGGTCCGCTCGCCGAAGGTCGGCCAATCGAAGACGCTCATCACGATCGACAGCCCCACGGGCACGATCGTGAACAGGGCGAGCCCCACCAGGGCTGGGCTGGCAAATCCCAGCGCCTGGCGGGCCTCGACCTTGGCGAGCGATCCTCGACGTCTCGTCGTGATCGTCATCTCAGTTTCTTTCGTTGATTAGTGCAGCAGAGAGCGGAGTCGACTCACTCGCCGAACTGCGCCTGAGCGTTCGACAGCAGCTCTTCCATCGTCATCTGGCCGTTGTAGACGCTGACGAGGTTGGGCTGGATGTAGCTGTCGAGCTTCTGCCAGTTCTGCGTCATGTAGAGCGGCACGGTGTCGCCGAAGGCCGCCTCGAACACCGACTGCACCTGACCGCGGTACTCCTCGTCGATGGACTCGAAGTACAGCGGCTGCGACGAGATGCGAGCGGGGTACGAACGACCAGACGACGCGATGTAGTCCTGCGCATCCTCACCGAGGAGCGAGCCCATCACCTTAAGGGCGGCTTCGGGGTTCTCGCAGTTCGCGGAGATCCCGTAGCCCGAGCCGAGGATCGGCCCCGGGTTGCCGTCGACGCCCGCGGGCAGCGGAGCCATTCCGGCGGCGAAGCCGGACTCGTTGTTCAAGTAGGTCACCGCGTTCCAGGTGCCGTCGACGGCCATCGCCGCGTTGCCGCCCGAGTACTGGTTCTCACCCCAGCCTGTGTCGGAGGCGGACGCCACGGGCGCGGCGACCTTCTTCTCGTCGACGAGCCCGGCGTACCAGGACGCCGCGTCGACGAAAGCCTTCTCGTCGATGTGAAGCGAGCCGTCCTCCGACGCGGGCTGCGTCGCCGAGTAGGCGATCGGCATCGACATCCACTGGTAGCCGCCCATGCCCATGGCGAACCCGTACTTGCCGTCCTTGGTGGCGTCGGCCGCGATCTTGTCGAAGTCGTCGAACGTCCAGCCGATCTCCGGGGTGGCGGCGCCCGCTGACGTCAGCATGTCCTGGTTGTAGTAGACGAGCATCGTGGCGACGTCGAAGGGCACGCCGTAGACCTTGCCCTCGAAGCTCAGGATGCCGTCGGCGCTCGGGTTGAACTCCGACCAGTCGATGCCTGCCGTCTCGAGGTCATCCGCACTCAGCTCTCGGAAGCCCTGGGTGTAACCGCCGAGCTGTGCTCCGCTCATGCCCGTGACACAGGCCATGTTGCCACTCGCCATGTTCGTCGTGAGCTTGGTGAAGAAGTCGCTCCAGGGCGACGTCTGCAGCTTGATCTTGATGTCGGGGTTCTGCTCCTGGGCGAAGGCGACCTGCGCCTCCAAGGCGTCCACATCGGATTCGCTGCCGGCCCACATGTCGACGACGATCGTGTCGCCGTCGGCCGAACCGCCGGCGTCTCCACTCGCACAGCCGGTCATCGCCACAGCGACGCCGGCGACAGCGACGGCTGCCCCCACACGCAACTTCTTCATTGAATGCCTCCTCGGGAAGGATCAGGTTATTTCGAAGATCGAAGCAACCTAGTAGGATTTCGTATGAAGTGAGGCTGTCACACTTCACAATCCCTTGCAAGCCGAACATCCGATGTTTATCGGAGCTTGATAATTCGTAACGAGTCAGAAACGCAGGCTTGGACCGCTACGCTGACCTTGCTTCGATCACGAAGGAGCCTCATGCCCGACACCTCGCCCCTCGCCGTCGAGGATCAGCACTCTCGACGCATCCTCGATCTCGTCGCGCGCGGGGAGGCGCACTCCCGCAGCGAGATCGCCGCGCTGCTCGGCGTCGCGGCGTCGACCGTCGGGCTCAGGGTGCAGTCGCTCCTCGATGCGGGCGTGCTGGAGGAGGCAGGCGACGGCACCTCACGCGGGGGAAGACGACCACGCGTCCTGCAGATCGCCGGCGACGGCATCGTGCTGTCCGCCGACCTGGGCGGCCAGCACGCTCGGATCGGAAGGCACTCGCTGAGCGGCGCGCTGCTCGGCGTCGAGTCGATCGCGATCGATCTCACCGACGGCCCGGAGGCCACCCTCGGGCGCATCGCCGAGGTCTTCGAGCGCCTCGGCGCAGACACGCGGATCCACGCGATCGGCGTCAGCCTTCCCGGGCCTGTGGACACGCTCACCGGATCCGTCGATCAGCCTTCTCGCATGCCCGGCTGGCCGGGCTTTCGGGTCGGCGAGCACCTGGCTGGTCGCTTCGGAACGCATGTCACGGTCGACAACGACGCGAACCTCGCCGCGCTCGGCGAGCACCGCGCGCAGTTCGGCCACACGCACCACAGCATCACGGTGAAAGCGGGCACTGCCATCGGCAGCGGGGTGATCGTCGACGGGCACATCCACCGAGGCGCCACGAGCGCTGCCGGCGACATCACGCACACCCGCATCGACGGCAGCGGTGACATCCCCTGCTCGTGCGGCAACACCGGATGCCTCGAGACGGTCGCCAGCGGCGCGAGCCTCGTGCGTCAGATGCGCGAGCGCGGCGACGACACCGTGCGCACGACCGCCGATGTGCTGACGCTGGCGAGGGATGCCGATCCGCTCGCGACCTCGCTCGTACGGACTGCGGGCACGCACCTCGGCCAGGCACTGTCGGGGGTCGTGAACTTCTTCAACCCGCACGCGGTCTTCCTGACCGGGGGCATGAGCGCCTCCGAGCCGTTCATCGCCGCAGTCCGCAGTCGCGTCTACGAGGCGTGCCATCCCCTGGCGACGCAGCGACTGCGCATCGAGGCCGCGACGACGGGAGCGGATGCGATCCTGCACGGCGCCGCCCGCCTCGCGCTCGAGGGCATGGACGTGGCGGCGGGCTGATCCGCCGCCACTCCCCGCCTCACGCCGAGAGCGTCAGCTCGATCACCGGCAGCAGCACGTCGGGGCGCCTGACGGGCAGATGGACGGTGAGCGTCCCCTCGGCCTCTCCTGCCGGGGTCATCAGGTCAGCCTGCTGCTCAGGGTCGGATGCGCTCGTCTTGAGCCACGACCCGTCATGCAGCAGCCGCGCATATGTCACTCGTCCGGCGAGATCCGGAAGGTGGACGAATCCCATCGGCCAGGAGAACAGGCTCAGGTACAGACGATCGCCCTTGCGGGTGTACACGCCTTCACGAGGAGGCGTGAACTCGGCGTGCCCCGCCCCGATCACCGCACCTCCGTGCAGCCGCATCCATTCGCCGATCTCGCCGAGCGTCGCGGCGTCCCGCGGAGCGATGGCCCCGCGCCCGTCCGGACCGATGTTGAGAAGCATGTTGCCGCCCATCGAGACCGAATCGACCAGCATCTGCGTCAGCATCGTCGACGACTTCTGGTCGGTGTTGTCCCTGTCATACCCCCACGACCCGTTGAGCGTCTGGCACGCCTCCCACGTCAGGGCGACACCGTCTCGGACGATCGGCGCGGTGGGCTGATACTGCTCGGGGGTCACGAAGTCCGCGGGGATCCCGAGGCGGTCGTTCACCAGCATGTTCGGCTGGAGCTCGCGGCACAGTGCGAGCAGACCGGGGGCATCCCAGTCGTCGGGCCCCTTGCCGGACCAGCCGTCCTTGGCCTCGGGGTAGGTGAAGTCGAAGAACAGGTAGTCGATCTCGCCGTAGGCGGTCAGCAGTTCACGCACCTGAGCATGCAGGTACTCCCGGTAGATCGCCATGTCCCTGCCCACGTTCAGTTCGTGCGCGTCGGCATCGTCTCGACGAGGGTGGTTCCAGTCGATCGTGAAGTGGGGATGATGCCAGTCGATCACCGAGTGGTAGAGCCCCACCTTGAGACCCTCGGCGCGGAGTGCGTCGACGTACTCGCGCACCAGATCGCGCCCTGTCGCCGCGACGGAGGTGAAGTCGGTGCGCTGAGAGTCCCACAGGCAGAATCCATCGTGGTGCTTGGTGGTCAGCACGACATAGCCCATCCCCGTGTCCTTCGCGGTGCGCGCGAGGGCGCGAGCATCGAACAGATCAGGATCGAAGTGCTCGAAGTAGGGGCGGTAGTCCTCGTCGGTCAGGCGTTCGTAGTTCTGCACCCACTCATGCCGGGCGGCGCCGCTGTAGAGGCCGAAGTGCACGAACATGCCGAAGCGGGCGTGATCAAACCATTCCTGTCGCATACCTCCATCCTGGCACAGACATCCGATGTCTAGCGAGGTGAACGGTGCAGACGCAGAAGAACGGGCACCCCCGGAGGGATGCCCGTTCTTTCGAAGATCGAATCAGCGTCAGCGCGCAGCGCTGCCGTCGACGTAGTCCTCGTCCTGCTGCTTCCATGCGAAGAGCGAGCGCAGCTCCTTGCCGGTGGCCTCGATGGGGTGCGTCTCCTCCTTGGCCCGCAGCGCGAGGAACTCCTCGCCGCCGTTGTCCTGGTCGTCGATGAAGCGCTTCGCGAACGCACCGCTCTGGATGTCGGCGAGGATCGCCTTCATCGACTCCTTGACCTCGGGGGTCACGACGCGGGGGCCCGACACGTAGTCGCCGTACTCGGCGGTGTCGGAGACCGACCAGCGCTGCTTGGCGATGCCGCCCTCCCACATCAGGTCGACGATGAGCTTCAGCTCGTGCAGCACCTCGAAATAGGCGATCTGCGGCTGGTAGCCAGCCTCGGTGAGCGTCTCGAAGCCGGCCTGGACGAGGTGGCTGACGCCACCGCACAGAACGGCCTGCTCACCGAACAGGTCGGTCTCGGTCTCCTCGGTGAAGGTCGTCTTGATGACGCCGGCACGGGTGCCGCCGATGGCCTTTGCGTACGACAGCGCGGTCGCCCAGGCGTTGCCCGACGCGTCGCGCTCGACGGCGATGATGTCGGGGATGCCACGACCGGCGACGAACTCGCGACGCACGGTGTGGCCCGGTGCCTTGGGTGCGACGAGGATGACGTCGACGCCCTCGGGAGCGTCGATGTAGCCGAAGCGGATGTTGAAGCCGTGCGCGAAGGCGAGCGTCTTGCCCTCGGTGAGGTTCGGGGCGATCGACTCGCTGTAGATCGTGCGCTGGTGCTGGTCCGGCGCCAGGATCATGATGAGGTCGGCCCACTGAGTCGCCTCAGCGACGGTCTTGACCGCGAATCCGGCTTCCTCCGCCTTCGGCGCCGACTTCGAGCCCTCCTTGAGCGCGATCGCGACCTCGACACCGGAGTCGCGAAGGTTCTGCGCGTGCGCGTGACCCTGCGAGCCGTAGCCGACGATGGCGACCTTCTTGCCCTGGATGATCGACAGATCGGCGTCTGCGTCGTAGAAGATCTCGGTGCTCACTGGTTTTCTCCTTGATTGGTGTTCGTGTACGTGTAGGAAATCTGGTCAGCCGCGCAGGACGCGCTCGGTGATGCTCTTGCCGCCGCGGCCGATGGCGAGGAGACCCGACTGCGCGATCTCCTTGATGCCGAACGGCTCGAGGGCACGGAGCATGGCGTCGACCTTGCCCCGATCACCGGTGACCTCGATCACCAGCGCGTCGGACGCATAGTCCACGACCGAGGCGCGGAACAGGTTGGCGACCTCGATGACGTTCGACCGGTTCGCGTTGTCGGTGCGGACCTTGACGAGCATGTGCTCGCGCTGCACCGAGGTCGGGAAGTCGAGCTCCACGATCTTGATGACGTTGATCAGCTTGTTGAGCTGCTTGGTCACCTGTTCGAGAGGCAGGTCCTCGAGGTCGACGACGACGGTGATGCGCGAGATGCCCGGCACCTCGGTCACGCCCACCGCGAGCGAGTCGATGTTGAAACCGCGGCGCGCGAACAGACCTGCGACGCGGGTCAGCAGACCGGGGGTGTTCTCCACAAGGAGGCTCAGCACGTGAGTCGACATGGTCAGTCCTCCTCGTCGAATGCGGGCGCGTGCTCGCGGGCGTACTGGACGTAGCTGTTGCTCACGCCCTGGGGAACCATCGGCCACACCATGGAGTCGGCGCTGACGACGAAGTCGATGACGACGGGGCGGTCGTTGGTCTCGAGAGCGAGCTTGATCGCCGCGTCCACCTCCTCCTCCTTCTCGACACGGATCGCGAGGCAGCCGTAGGCCTCGGCGAGCTTCACGAAGTCGGGGATGCGCACAGTGCCGTGACCGGTGTTCAGGTCGGTGTTCGAGTGGCGGCCGTCGTAGAACAGCGTCTGCCACTGGCGGACCATGCCCAGCGACGAGTTGTTGATAATCGCGACCTTGATCGGGATGTTGTTGATCGTGCAGGTCGCGAGCTCCTGATTGGTCATCTGGAAGCATCCGTCGCCGTCGATCGCCCACACCACGCGGTCGGGCTCGGCGACCTTGGCGCCCATGGCAGCGGGGACGGAGTAGCCCATCGTGCCCGCTCCCCCGGAGTTCAGCCAGGCGTTGGGTCGCTCGTACTTGATGAACTGCGCAGCCCACATCTGGTGCTGTCCGACTCCGGCGGCGTAGATGCCCTCCGGGCCGGTCAGCTCACCGATCCGCTGGATCACGTACTGCGGCGCGAGGAGCCCGTCGGTCGTCGGCGCGTATCCGAGGGGGAACTCGGTGCGCAGGCCGTCGAGGTACGACCACCACTCCTCCGTGTCGGGAGTTGTCGTGTTGACGGCCGAGCGGAACGCGGATTCGAGGTCGACCAGCACGTCGCGGACGTCTCCGACGATCGGCACATCGGCCGTGCGGATCTTCGAGATCTCCGCCGGGTCGATGTCGACGTGCACGACCTTGGCGTTCGGCGCGAAGAGCGCAGCCTTGCCGGTCACACGGTCGTCGAACCTCGCGCCGAGCGACACGATCAGGTCGGCCTCCTGCAGCGCAAGCACCGCAGGGACGGTGCCGTGCATGCCCGGCATGCCCAGGTGCTGCTGGTGCGAGTCGGGGAACGCGCCGCGAGCCATGAGCGTCGTCACGACCGGTGCGTTCGTCGTCTCGGCCAGGGCGAGCAGCTCGGCCGACGCACGACCACGGATCACACCGCCACCGACGTAGAGCACCGGCTTCTTGGCCTCGGCCAGAAGGGCGGCTGCCGCATGGATCTGCTTGCCATGGGCCTTCGTCACGGGGCGGTACCCCGGCAGATCGTACTTGGGCGGCCAGACGAACGGCGCCATGGCCTGCTGTGCATCCTTGGTGATG is a genomic window containing:
- a CDS encoding carbohydrate ABC transporter permease; translated protein: MTITTRRRGSLAKVEARQALGFASPALVGLALFTIVPVGLSIVMSVFDWPTFGERTFNGADNYIRLFTSSPDFWPALRNSAVYTLLYVPLSVALSLVLALGLGPRIRGRGALRVLFFIPVVTPMVANVLVWKMMLQPQGLFNGLSETWFGIQLPNFLADPSWAMIMVVAMSVWQGLGYNMLIFSAALEQLPESVLEAASIDGAQGFRRVWSIIIPMISPAIFFATIMTMITSLQVFVQPQLLTGGGPGNATKPLVMFIWEQGFTFGDLGLAAAAAWILFAIIIAITGLQFAAQKKWVHYEH
- a CDS encoding ABC transporter substrate-binding protein; the encoded protein is MKKLRVGAAVAVAGVAVAMTGCASGDAGGSADGDTIVVDMWAGSESDVDALEAQVAFAQEQNPDIKIKLQTSPWSDFFTKLTTNMASGNMACVTGMSGAQLGGYTQGFRELSADDLETAGIDWSEFNPSADGILSFEGKVYGVPFDVATMLVYYNQDMLTSAGAATPEIGWTFDDFDKIAADATKDGKYGFAMGMGGYQWMSMPIAYSATQPASEDGSLHIDEKAFVDAASWYAGLVDEKKVAAPVASASDTGWGENQYSGGNAAMAVDGTWNAVTYLNNESGFAAGMAPLPAGVDGNPGPILGSGYGISANCENPEAALKVMGSLLGEDAQDYIASSGRSYPARISSQPLYFESIDEEYRGQVQSVFEAAFGDTVPLYMTQNWQKLDSYIQPNLVSVYNGQMTMEELLSNAQAQFGE
- a CDS encoding ROK family transcriptional regulator; amino-acid sequence: MPDTSPLAVEDQHSRRILDLVARGEAHSRSEIAALLGVAASTVGLRVQSLLDAGVLEEAGDGTSRGGRRPRVLQIAGDGIVLSADLGGQHARIGRHSLSGALLGVESIAIDLTDGPEATLGRIAEVFERLGADTRIHAIGVSLPGPVDTLTGSVDQPSRMPGWPGFRVGEHLAGRFGTHVTVDNDANLAALGEHRAQFGHTHHSITVKAGTAIGSGVIVDGHIHRGATSAAGDITHTRIDGSGDIPCSCGNTGCLETVASGASLVRQMRERGDDTVRTTADVLTLARDADPLATSLVRTAGTHLGQALSGVVNFFNPHAVFLTGGMSASEPFIAAVRSRVYEACHPLATQRLRIEAATTGADAILHGAARLALEGMDVAAG
- a CDS encoding alpha-L-fucosidase, whose product is MRQEWFDHARFGMFVHFGLYSGAARHEWVQNYERLTDEDYRPYFEHFDPDLFDARALARTAKDTGMGYVVLTTKHHDGFCLWDSQRTDFTSVAATGRDLVREYVDALRAEGLKVGLYHSVIDWHHPHFTIDWNHPRRDDADAHELNVGRDMAIYREYLHAQVRELLTAYGEIDYLFFDFTYPEAKDGWSGKGPDDWDAPGLLALCRELQPNMLVNDRLGIPADFVTPEQYQPTAPIVRDGVALTWEACQTLNGSWGYDRDNTDQKSSTMLTQMLVDSVSMGGNMLLNIGPDGRGAIAPRDAATLGEIGEWMRLHGGAVIGAGHAEFTPPREGVYTRKGDRLYLSLFSWPMGFVHLPDLAGRVTYARLLHDGSWLKTSASDPEQQADLMTPAGEAEGTLTVHLPVRRPDVLLPVIELTLSA
- the ilvC gene encoding ketol-acid reductoisomerase — protein: MSTEIFYDADADLSIIQGKKVAIVGYGSQGHAHAQNLRDSGVEVAIALKEGSKSAPKAEEAGFAVKTVAEATQWADLIMILAPDQHQRTIYSESIAPNLTEGKTLAFAHGFNIRFGYIDAPEGVDVILVAPKAPGHTVRREFVAGRGIPDIIAVERDASGNAWATALSYAKAIGGTRAGVIKTTFTEETETDLFGEQAVLCGGVSHLVQAGFETLTEAGYQPQIAYFEVLHELKLIVDLMWEGGIAKQRWSVSDTAEYGDYVSGPRVVTPEVKESMKAILADIQSGAFAKRFIDDQDNGGEEFLALRAKEETHPIEATGKELRSLFAWKQQDEDYVDGSAAR
- the ilvN gene encoding acetolactate synthase small subunit translates to MSTHVLSLLVENTPGLLTRVAGLFARRGFNIDSLAVGVTEVPGISRITVVVDLEDLPLEQVTKQLNKLINVIKIVELDFPTSVQREHMLVKVRTDNANRSNVIEVANLFRASVVDYASDALVIEVTGDRGKVDAMLRALEPFGIKEIAQSGLLAIGRGGKSITERVLRG
- a CDS encoding acetolactate synthase large subunit; the encoded protein is MTADTVSAVPRPPAPKSAAPEISGAEAVVRTLELLGVRDVFGLPGGAILPVYDPLMDAADLRHILVRHEQGAGHAAEGYASSSGKVGVCIATSGPGATNLVTAIADAYMDSVPLLAITGQVFSTLMGTDAFQEADIVGITMPVTKHSFLVKDASEIPGAIAAAYEIASTGRPGPVLVDITKDAQQAMAPFVWPPKYDLPGYRPVTKAHGKQIHAAAALLAEAKKPVLYVGGGVIRGRASAELLALAETTNAPVVTTLMARGAFPDSHQQHLGMPGMHGTVPAVLALQEADLIVSLGARFDDRVTGKAALFAPNAKVVHVDIDPAEISKIRTADVPIVGDVRDVLVDLESAFRSAVNTTTPDTEEWWSYLDGLRTEFPLGYAPTTDGLLAPQYVIQRIGELTGPEGIYAAGVGQHQMWAAQFIKYERPNAWLNSGGAGTMGYSVPAAMGAKVAEPDRVVWAIDGDGCFQMTNQELATCTINNIPIKVAIINNSSLGMVRQWQTLFYDGRHSNTDLNTGHGTVRIPDFVKLAEAYGCLAIRVEKEEEVDAAIKLALETNDRPVVIDFVVSADSMVWPMVPQGVSNSYVQYAREHAPAFDEED